The following nucleotide sequence is from Acidobacteriota bacterium.
GCTGACATTTTGGGAGCTGATTTCGTTTTTTCAGCTTCTTTCACCAGCCGGGTGATGGCGGCATTGATTGGTGCCCGGAGTCCGTTTCGCTCAGCCAGCGCCACAATTTCACCATTTAGAAAATCAATTTCGGTCTGGCGGCCACGCTGCAGGTCTTCCCACATCGAAGACCGTGCCTGCGGATCAATTTTGACCATCCGTGACGCCACCCGAAAAAAAAGAAAATCCGGAAGCGACATCACCAGCGGTGCAATCTGCGGTATCAATCCGCCTGATCGAGCTGGTTTGATGCCACTTTGTTTCATGACCCGCATTGCTTCGCGCATCGCAGCGGCCAGTATTTTGCGGTAAGCGGCTTGCCCGAGTTCCTCGCGGAGCGGAATCCCGGATAGCGCGTTGAGTGCGTTGTTGAGATTAAAGACCAGCTTTCCCCATAACACATTCTGGAGATTGGGTTTTACTTCCGCTTCAAGCCCTGCGGCTTTGAGTGCTGCCAGAACTTTGGCCGAAGCGTCACCCTGGTCTTCAATCGCCAGTGCCCCACTCGTGCC
It contains:
- a CDS encoding 2-dehydropantoate 2-reductase; the encoded protein is MTHAPLRIGIYGSGSIGTFIGAHCFQAGLDTILVGREKLGQEIQAHGLRITDLKGTDFRLSPSQVRYATSAAAMSDREIVLMTLKSAATAQAAEELKPVLSSDAIVVSFQNGVRNAEVLRGILTHNPVLAGMVPYNVVWKPGAHFHSGTSGALAIEDQGDASAKVLAALKAAGLEAEVKPNLQNVLWGKLVFNLNNALNALSGIPLREELGQAAYRKILAAAMREAMRVMKQSGIKPARSGGLIPQIAPLVMSLPDFLFFRVASRMVKIDPQARSSMWEDLQRGRQTEIDFLNGEIVALAERNGLRAPINAAITRLVKEAEKTKSAPKMSADELAGRMKNEETI